The Juglans regia cultivar Chandler chromosome 2, Walnut 2.0, whole genome shotgun sequence genome includes a window with the following:
- the LOC109009043 gene encoding dehydrogenase/reductase SDR family member FEY isoform X2 produces MLFQRKVSALFWRVAELILSAVGRSSDLLLKTVLEITSSNKDAQLKAFQVDISSFQSILNFNRSLQQWLSDTKMHSSVQLLINNAGILATSYRLTAEGYDQMMATNYIGAFCLAKLLLPLLINSPVPSRIVNVTSFTHRSVFNMQVDKETVTGKSFLRRKQYPCARIYEYSKLCLLLFSYELHHQLRLMEKPHQVSVIATDPGAVETNIMREVPSCLSHVAFMVLKILGLLQSPEKGISSIIDAALAPPDKSGVYFFGGKGRTLNSSVLSHNAELAQELWTTSCDLFLQSQLVVEPIST; encoded by the exons ATGCTCTTTCAAAGGAAGGTTTCTGCGTTGTTCTGG CGTGTAGCTGAATTAATTCTGTCTGCAGTTGGACGGTCCTCTGATTTGTTATTGAAG ACTGTTCTTGAGATAACAAGTTCGAATAAAGATGCCCAGCTCAAAGCTTTTCAGGTTGACATATCATCTTTCCAGTCAATATTGAACTTCAACCGCTCCCTTCAGCAGTGGCTTTCAGATACAAAAATGCATTCTTCAGTCCAATTATTGATTAACAATGCTGGGATACTAGCAACATCGTATAGACTTACAGCTGAAGGCTATGATCA GATGATGGCTACAAACTACATTGGTGCATTCTGTCTGGCCAAACTTCTACTTCCACTCCTCATAAACAGTCCTGTTCCTTCCCGGATTGTGAATGTTACATCCTTTACGCATCGAAGTG TTTTTAATATGCAGGTTGACAAGGAAACTGTCACTGGGAAGAGCTTCTTGAGACGAAAACAATACCCATGTGCTCGTATTTATGAGTACTCCAAAT TATGCCTACTGCTGTTCTCTTATGAGCTTCACCACCAACTTCGTTTGATGGAAAAACCTCATCAGGTCTCTGTCAT TGCTACGGATCCTGGAGCAGTGGAAACCAATATTATGCGTGAAGTTCCTTCATGTCTTTCCCATGTAGCTTTTATGGTCTTGAAAATTCTGGGCCTTTTGCAATCACCTGAAAAAGGCATCAGCTCTATCATTGATGCAGCCCTTGCCCCACCA gacaAATCTGGGGTATACTTTTTTGGTGGAAAGGGTAGAACTCTCAACTCTTCGGTGCTGTCGCACAACGCAGAACTTGCACAAGAGCTTTGGACTACTTCATGTGATCTATTTTTGCAGTCTCAGCTTGTTGTCGAGCCAATTTCCACTTGA
- the LOC109009043 gene encoding short-chain dehydrogenase TIC 32, chloroplastic isoform X1 encodes MMGIRMAIKELWNALQFICSVEFWRMSVFWTLSLLFSYCRLLLAPKSKSYPRCPPATPINNKPVCIITGATSGLGKAAAYALSKEGFCVVLVGRSSDLLLKTVLEITSSNKDAQLKAFQVDISSFQSILNFNRSLQQWLSDTKMHSSVQLLINNAGILATSYRLTAEGYDQMMATNYIGAFCLAKLLLPLLINSPVPSRIVNVTSFTHRSVFNMQVDKETVTGKSFLRRKQYPCARIYEYSKLCLLLFSYELHHQLRLMEKPHQVSVIATDPGAVETNIMREVPSCLSHVAFMVLKILGLLQSPEKGISSIIDAALAPPDKSGVYFFGGKGRTLNSSVLSHNAELAQELWTTSCDLFLQSQLVVEPIST; translated from the exons ATGATGGGTATAAGGATGGCGATTAAGGAATTGTGGAACGCTCTGCAGTTCATTTGCTCCGTAGAATTCTGGAGAATGTCAGTGTTTTGGacgctctctctcctcttctccTATTGCCGCTTATTGCTTGCTCCCAAATCCAAGTCCTACCCACGTTGTCCCCCTGCAACTCCTATCAATAACAAGCCCGTCTGCATTATCACCGGC GCTACATCTGGGCTGGGTAAGGCCGCTGCTTATGCTCTTTCAAAGGAAGGTTTCTGCGTTGTTCTGG TTGGACGGTCCTCTGATTTGTTATTGAAG ACTGTTCTTGAGATAACAAGTTCGAATAAAGATGCCCAGCTCAAAGCTTTTCAGGTTGACATATCATCTTTCCAGTCAATATTGAACTTCAACCGCTCCCTTCAGCAGTGGCTTTCAGATACAAAAATGCATTCTTCAGTCCAATTATTGATTAACAATGCTGGGATACTAGCAACATCGTATAGACTTACAGCTGAAGGCTATGATCA GATGATGGCTACAAACTACATTGGTGCATTCTGTCTGGCCAAACTTCTACTTCCACTCCTCATAAACAGTCCTGTTCCTTCCCGGATTGTGAATGTTACATCCTTTACGCATCGAAGTG TTTTTAATATGCAGGTTGACAAGGAAACTGTCACTGGGAAGAGCTTCTTGAGACGAAAACAATACCCATGTGCTCGTATTTATGAGTACTCCAAAT TATGCCTACTGCTGTTCTCTTATGAGCTTCACCACCAACTTCGTTTGATGGAAAAACCTCATCAGGTCTCTGTCAT TGCTACGGATCCTGGAGCAGTGGAAACCAATATTATGCGTGAAGTTCCTTCATGTCTTTCCCATGTAGCTTTTATGGTCTTGAAAATTCTGGGCCTTTTGCAATCACCTGAAAAAGGCATCAGCTCTATCATTGATGCAGCCCTTGCCCCACCA gacaAATCTGGGGTATACTTTTTTGGTGGAAAGGGTAGAACTCTCAACTCTTCGGTGCTGTCGCACAACGCAGAACTTGCACAAGAGCTTTGGACTACTTCATGTGATCTATTTTTGCAGTCTCAGCTTGTTGTCGAGCCAATTTCCACTTGA